A region of the Litchfieldia alkalitelluris genome:
CAAGCAATGGCTATTTTCAACCTTCAATAAAAAAAGATCACTTAAAATTACTTTTAGCCGAAAGACATTCAGGTAAGGGTAACGTCGGACTTGGAATAGTAAAAGGGCTAAAACTACAAAGTGGTGCAATAGCCACTACCATTGCACATGACTCCCATAATTTAATAGCAGCTGGTACAAATGATGAAGATCTTTTGATGGCTGTTGATGTTATTCGAGAAATAGGTGGTGGATTAGTCGTGGTTGAAAATCAACAAGTTCTTGCAACCCTTCCTTTATCAATTTCTGGAATTTTATCTGAACATGACTATAACACAGTAAATGAACAATTGAGTCTTATTCATAACGCCTTATCTAATATAGGTGCTTCATCTGAATTCAACCCGTTTTTAACATTGTCATTCTTAGCACTTCCAGTCATTCCGCGCTTAAAACTAACTGATTTAGGGCTATTCGATGTAACAAATTTCAAACATATCAATTTAACAAACTAAAAAAGAACGTTCGAATTAATTCACACATTCGAACGTTCTTTAAATTTCATAAAAATTTAATACCGAAAAATGAAAATAGTGAACTTACTAAGTGTGGAATGAGTGAAGAGCCACTAGATTCCTGCTGGATATAAGGGCATAGTGAGACCCCGCAGGAGCCAAAAGTGACGAGGAGGCTCATCGTCCCGCCCGCGGAAAGCAAGTGGATCGCAGCGATTGGCACTCAACTACCTAAGGTGTTTTCAGTGTATACAAAATTAACTATCTCTATAATTTAGTTATTGTAATATTTAACTAAAAATTCTAAAAATATTTATGCATCATAAACAATGACAAAACAACATTAAACATTTAAGATGTAATAACATCACACTCTATGTTATAAAATGTAACATGAGTTAAAAGAGTTGTTAGAAAACATGTATGTTATGAAGGGATTGTTATTTTATGAAGATTTTGATTAAAAATGCTGAAATAATTACTATGAATGGTGAAAATAACATCATTTATGGTGATTTGTTAATTGAAAATGACAAAATCAAGGAAATAGCAACCCAAATATCAGATTTTAATGTAGATAAAATCATTGACGCTAAGGGTAGAACTGTCATTCCAGGATTTGTTCATACACATATACATTTATGTCAGACCGTTTTCAGAGGGCAGGCGGATGACCTTGAATTGATGGATTGGTTGGCTAAAAAAATATGGCCACTTGAGGCTTCCCATGATGAGGAATCAATCTATTATTCAGCGATGCTTGGTATTGGAGAACTAATACAAAGTGGGACTACTTCCATTATTGATATGGAAACAGTACATCATACAGAGTCAGCATTCAGAGCTATTGCTGAGAGTGGAATAAGAGCAATTTCTGGTAAAGTAATGATGGACCATGGAAGTGGAGTTCCAGAGAGATTATTAGAAACAACAAAGAATTCAATAGATGAGAGTGTGACACTTCTCGAAAAATGGAACAATTTTGATGACGGAAGAATCAAATATGCGTTTTCACCAAGGTTTGTGGTCTCATGTACTGAAAATCTTTTAACGCAAATTCGGGATTTGTCTTCTCATTATGATGTTAAAGTACACACACATGCATCTGAAAATCTAGGTGAGATTGAAATTGTTGAGAAAGAACGCGGTATGAGAAATATCGTTTACCTAGATCATATCGGGCTCGCTAATCCTCGCCTCATTTTAGCTCACTGTGTGTGGCTAGATGAAGAGGAAAAAAGAATACTTAAAGATAGAGGCGTTAAAGTTAGTCATTGTCCAGGTTCGAACTTAAAGCTAGCTTCTGGTATTGCCGAAATTCCAGATTTATTAAAAAGGGAAATTTCCCTAAGTATTGGAGCTGATGGTGCACCATGTAATAATAATTTGGATATGTTCCATGAGATGAGACTTGCTGCGATCATCCAAAAACCTTTTCATGGTCCAACCGTAATGAACGCTGAACAAGTATTAAGAATGGCGACAATGGGTGGAGCAAAAGCAATGGGACTTGAAGAAGAAATTGGAAGTCTTGAAGTAGGTAAAAAAGCAGATATCGTTATTTTAAATTTAAATGACTTCCATGTTTATCCAAATGTTGATGTTGATCCTATTTCAAGGGTTGTATATTCTGCAACGAGGGCTGATGTTGAAACAACAATTATAAATGGGAAAATTGTCATGGAAAATAGGATTATGAAAACAATGAACAAAGACTTTGTTTTAAATGAATCGAACAAGACTATTAAACGTCTATTAAAACGGGCCACAACTTTGGTTAAAGCTTAATAACAAAGGTGTAAAGAGTGTAAATCAAGAGGAGGTGCCGTATGTACGATCATTACTCTATTTTAAAAGAAGCATGTTCAAGCACTGCAGGATTTCTAGCTACTATTATTAAGGTAGAAGGTTCTTCATATCAAAAAGAAGGAACTTCAATGGTGATTAACCATGATGGAAAAAGAGTAGGGCTGTTAAGTGGAGGATGCTTGGAAACGGATTTAGTTGAAAGAATAAAACAATTGGATACTAAAACAACCTCCTTCTTTACAATCTATGACATGAGGTCTGAGGATGATTTAACATGGGGGCAAGGAGTAGGGTGTAATGGTTCAATTCATGTATTAGTAGAGAAGCTAACTGCAGAATTAAAAAACTTATTTAATAACTTGCTAGCCAAAATTGATCAAGGTAGGGTAGTTAAATTAGTTCGCGAGATATCACTAGATGCTTCTTATGTGAATTATCATTTTTCTATAGAAAATGAGATGGATAATGTTGATAATCCCACACCAAAAACAGGAATCAATTTGAGCATTTCTTTAGACTCAAAGGCAACCTCCTATGATTACACACAAATCTTTCAATCCAGACCTAACTTATACGTGTTTGGCGCCGGACCCGACTCCAT
Encoded here:
- a CDS encoding 5'-deoxyadenosine deaminase, with the protein product MKILIKNAEIITMNGENNIIYGDLLIENDKIKEIATQISDFNVDKIIDAKGRTVIPGFVHTHIHLCQTVFRGQADDLELMDWLAKKIWPLEASHDEESIYYSAMLGIGELIQSGTTSIIDMETVHHTESAFRAIAESGIRAISGKVMMDHGSGVPERLLETTKNSIDESVTLLEKWNNFDDGRIKYAFSPRFVVSCTENLLTQIRDLSSHYDVKVHTHASENLGEIEIVEKERGMRNIVYLDHIGLANPRLILAHCVWLDEEEKRILKDRGVKVSHCPGSNLKLASGIAEIPDLLKREISLSIGADGAPCNNNLDMFHEMRLAAIIQKPFHGPTVMNAEQVLRMATMGGAKAMGLEEEIGSLEVGKKADIVILNLNDFHVYPNVDVDPISRVVYSATRADVETTIINGKIVMENRIMKTMNKDFVLNESNKTIKRLLKRATTLVKA
- a CDS encoding XdhC family protein; its protein translation is MYDHYSILKEACSSTAGFLATIIKVEGSSYQKEGTSMVINHDGKRVGLLSGGCLETDLVERIKQLDTKTTSFFTIYDMRSEDDLTWGQGVGCNGSIHVLVEKLTAELKNLFNNLLAKIDQGRVVKLVREISLDASYVNYHFSIENEMDNVDNPTPKTGINLSISLDSKATSYDYTQIFQSRPNLYVFGAGPDSIPLVELAASAGFNVTVCDWREGYCNKENFPKAHRLMVGNLYEQVNKLNPKPSDFVVIMTHHFQKDYELTTYLLQKKLKYLGILGSLDRSTRLLKGFTVPEWVSFPVGLQIGAKGPYEIAISILAEIIKYKNINEVNQLVSN